Part of the Deinococcus betulae genome is shown below.
GACCAGGCGCTGAAGGTCTGGGCACTGAACACCCTGAAGATTGACGCAGGTCCAGTCCCCTTTCTGCCAGGCCTGCTGGAATGGCAATTGACCTTTAACACGGGCGCCGCCTGGAGCCTGTTCAGTGGCAGTGCCGTGCCGCTGGCGCTGGGCCGTCTGGCCGTGGGGCTGGGGCTGCTGGTCTACCTGGGAGTGCGACCTCAACCGCGTGCCATGAGCATCATCCTGAGTCTGATTGCTGCCGGCGCCATCGGCAATGCCATTGATGGCCTGCGCCTGGGCAAAGTGACGGACATGCTGTATTCGCCGCTGCTGAGCAGTGTGACCCAGGCGCTGAAGGCCGGTCACTTTCCCATCTTCAACATTGCGGACTGCTGCGTTGTGCTGGGCACCATCGCCCTGATTGTCCTGAGCCTGGTCAACGAGCGCCGGCCCAAGGTCGCAAGCTAGAAGCCGCAGGCCAGAGGCGCGGTGACAGCCAGCGTCAAAAATCGCGTCCCCACCCAATTCAGGGCAGGGACGCGACAGGAAGAAAACGTGTTTAGGCTACAGCCTTGCGGCACTTGCTGCACACGCGCAGGCGCAGGCTCACACCGCTGCGGGTAACTGTCAGAGGCTGAAGGTTGGGCTTCTGCACTCGTTTGGTGATGCCAGTAACCTTACGGCCGACGCCGCCTTTCGCGCGGGCCTTACCACGGCGAACAACCGAGTTCACCACAATCGGCCCCTTCCCGCACACTTCGCACACTTTCGCCATGATGACTCTCCTTCTTCAGTCTGATTGATTCCTTTGTGGGTCAGGGGCGCCTTCCATTCTGGAAACCGCGCCACGCCGACCTGAATCAGACAAGCCGTCCGACTGTAGCACACTGGGAACACAGACGCAAAAGGCGGGGCACAGCAGGCCACAAAAAATGGACGGTGCACGCGGCACCGTCCAGTAGAGGAAAAAGCAAGTTAACGCAGAATTCGCAGAGCCTTGAGCAGAGCAATCAGCACCACACTGCCCACTACGCCCCAGACAATGCTCCAGAAGCTGAAGCCGTCGCCCGCCGCACCGGCGCCGCCGATATTGAGCCAGTTGCCGAAGACGGCCTGGGCAAGCAGGCTGCCCACGATACCAATCAAGATGTTAGCAATCGCACCCTGCTGAGCATTCGTCTTCATGATGATGCTGGCCAACCAACCACAGAGCGCACCCACCAAAATCGTAACAATCCAACTCATGTGTTTTACCTCCGTTGTCTTGGTTTATTGCTTGAATTGAAATCAACGAGCTGTTCGTTGTGAAAGCAGCATGCGGCTCGTCAAAAAGCCCAATTGTGCAGACTCGTACTTTCTCAAGAGGGGTTGAAGATGGGATGGATGTCCCCCCAAGTTGACTTAAGGAACGGACACGTGGGTACCCCGGAAAACGCTCATATCTGACGCGAAGACAAAGGTCCAGGCAGAACGTGCGGCGGCATTTGTCTTACTCCGGCGGCGATGGGTATAGGCCTGGGTCGCTAGCATGGCCGCAGCACGCCGCGCCCCGCGCGGGACGGAGGCCCTACCCCTATGCCTGGACTACTTGAACGCTACCGCCCCTACCTCCCTGTGACGGACCAGACGCCCCTGCTGAGCCTGAGTGAGGGCGCCACACCTCTAATTTCTGCGCCGGCCCTGAGCCGCCACCTGGGCGTTGACCTTTATCTGAAATACGAGGGCCTGAATCCCACCGGCAGTTTTAAAGACCGGGGCATGGTCGTGGCCGTGGCCAAGGCGGCCGAGGCCGGGGCCGACACTGTGATCTGTGCCAGCACCGGCAACACCAGCGCCGCCGCCGCCGCCTACGCCAGCCGCGCGGGCCTCCAGTGCATCGTCCTGATTCCCGACGGGAACATTGCGCTGGGCAAGCTGGCCCAGGCGGTGGCCTACGGCGCGCGCATTGTGGCGGTGCGCGGCAACTTTGATGTGGCGCTGCAACTGGTGCGCGACATCAGCGAGTCGCGCCCGATTGCGCTGGTGAACTCGGTAAACCCACACCGCCTGCAAGGCCAGAAAACAGCGGCTTTTGAAGTGGTTGACGAGTTGGGGGCCGCTCCCGACATCCTGGCGCTGCCAGTGGGCAACGCGGGCAACATCAGCGCCTACTGGATGGGGTTCCGGGAATACCGCAGCGCCGGCAAGATGGACGGGCTCCCGCGCATGTGGGGCTTTCAGGCCAGCGGAGCGGCACCTCTGGCTCGCGGCGTGGACCGGGTCGAGAACCCCGAAACATTGGCCACAGCCATTCGTATCGGCGCGCCGGCTAGCGCCCACCTGGCCAGGGCGGCGGTGCAGGAATCAGGGGGCCTCTTTGACCACGTAAGCGACGACGACATCATGGCGGCCTACCACCTGATTGCGCGTGAAGGTGTGTTTTGCGAGCCCGCCAGCGCCGCGCCCGTGGCGGGCCTGCTGAAACTCCATGCCCAGGGCAAACTCTCGCCCGGCCAGCGCGTGGTGGCGGTGCTGACCGGCAATGGCCTGAAAGACCCCGGCAGCGCCATGCGCGCTGTGCAGGCGCCGCCCGCCGTGGACGCCAGCATGGACGCGGTGCTGGCGAGCCTGTCGTGAGGCTGTCAGGGGGGGGCCTCAGCAGCGTAAAGCCAAGAGCCCTCCTTGCCTGGTCGCCCCTTTTCGCCTGGCCGCCCCGTGGCCGGAGCACCCCATGACCTTCACAGTTCGGGCGCCGGCCAGCAGCGCCAATCTGGGACCGGGTTTCGACAGCCTGGGCCTGAGCGTGCCGCTGTTCACGACCCTGCGCGTAACCCCACAGGCGACGACTGAGGTGGTGCCGCTGGGGCCAGATCTGGACGGCACGCCCGCGGACGAGAGCAACTACGTCTATCAGGCCATGCTGCTGGCCGCCCGGCGGGTGGGACGCCCCCTGCCCCCTGCCCGCATCGAGATTGAAACCGAGGTGCCGCTGGCACGTGGACTGGGCAGCAGCGCCGCCGCCCTGGTGGCGGGCATTGTGGCGGGCAATGAACTGCTGGGCCGGCCCCTGAACGACGAAACGGTGCTGGACGTGGCGGCGCGCGAGGAAGGGCACCCGGACAACGTGGCTCCGGCGCTGTTCGGCGGCATCGTGGTGGCCACTCTGGACAAACTGGGCACCCATTATGTGCGCCTGGCGCCGCCGGCCCACCTGGGCGTGACGGTGCTGGTCCCCGACTTTGAGCTGAGCACCAGTAAAGCCCGCGCCGTACTGCCCAAAGAGTACAGCCGCGCCGACGCCGTTCACGCGCTGTCGCACGCGGCGCTGCTGGCGGCGGCCCTGGCGCAGAGCCGGCTGGACCTGCTGCGCCACGCCATGCAGGACTACATTCACCAGACCTGGCGCGCGCCACTAGTGCCGGGCCTGAGCGACATTCTGGAAGGAGCGTGGCGGCACGGCGCGCTGGGCGCTGCCCTCAGTGGCGCTGGCCCCACCGTCCTGTGTTTTCACGACACGCGGGAGCCGACCGCTGGGTTACACACCTACCTTCACGGCGTCATGACCAAGAACGGCCTGACAGGCCGGGTGATGGACTTTCCGATTGACGAGGGCGGCACTGTCGTCGAGCGCGACGCTCACACCTGTTCTTGAGCAGGCGGCGCCAGGTCGGGAAACCAGGGCGACTGCCTACCTGTGGCCTCATAGTCAAAGCCAGACGCATTGAGTTCTTGACCCCGCAATCACTCCAGGCAAGCAGACCGAGTCTTTGCTATGAGAACAAATGCGACGGGATGCCGCCGTCGGCCAGCCCAGCGAACCGCAAACAGGCCCGCAGCCAAATGTGCGGGCCTGTTCACTGACGCCATCAGTTCAGGGTTTTGATGTAGGCGTGCAGGTCAGCCACCTGCTCGTCGCTGATCTGCGCCTCACTGAAGCGGGGCATCACGTTGCTCAGCTGACGGGTGGGAGTGCGGCCCTCGCGCAGCACAGTGACCAGCTGCGCCACAGTCCAGCTCTTGACCCCCTCGTCACTAAGCAGCGAGGGACCAACCGCACCGGCCCCGTTGGGGGCGTGGCAGCCGGAGCAGTTGCTGACATAGATGGTCTGACCGGCTTCGATGTTGCCCTCACTCTCGGCGCCCACCGCTGCCACTTCCTCGTCAGTCGGTTCCTGGGCCGAGGTTTCGTTGACGGTGTTGGTTTCCTCGGCGCGGTTCTCCTCAGTGGCGGCCCCCTCGGCGCCTTCCTCTGTGGCCTCGCCTCCGGTCTCCTCAGTGCTGGCGCCCTCTTCCTGGGTGTCTCCGCTGGTATTTTCGGCACCGGCCTCATCGCCACTGGCCGTTTCGCCCTCGCCCTGCATGCCTTCGGCGCCCTGCCCCACCTGAGCGCTTTCACTGGCCGGCAAGGTTGACCCTGGCATGACTTCGGCCGGCTTGCCCATGGTGCGGGGCGTGAGAATCAGCAGGGCCACCCCCAGGATGACCCCCAGCGTGACGCCCAGCGCCCAGGACAGGACACTGCCGGCAATTCGGTTGCGCGCTTCGTTCATGCGGCGAGCATACGCCGCGCGCCCAGACGCATCACCGGGGCCTGGGTGGGCTTTTCTTCATGCGTCCAGCTGGTGGGTGTTCGCCTGACCAACCTCTTGTTAGCCTCGCCAGAAGCCTTTTGAAAAGGAGGAGCGACTGACCTCTTTGAAAGGCGGCTGTTCTGAGCCTGCCAGGAGGGTCGTCTGCCCGCGCACACCGCGACCGTTGTTCTCCTGTTGTGCCATTCCGCTGTCTAAGTCGAGTGAGGCAGACCTTGACCGCTGAGGTCAGCCTCAGACCCTACAACAGCGGAGTGGGCGGGGTAGCCTGACCCTGCGCGCTGTCCTCTGGCCACCACTGCCAGCGGGCCAGGTCGCAGCGGCCCGACGAGTCAAACTCGATGCCCTCGGCGCGCAGCAGCCCTTCTTGCAGGTCGCCGAAGCCCAGCTTGTGCGTGCTAACCCGGCCCTGGGCGTTGATGACGCGCTGCCAGGGCAGTTCAGAGCCGCCCACCAGGCTGTTCAGCACGAAGCCTGCCTGCCGCGCCGCTCCGGGCTGACCAGCCAGCGTGGCCAGCTGCCCGTAGGTCACAACCCGGCCTGCTGGGATGCGGGCCACCAGAGCCAGCACGCGGTCACGAAAAGCGGGTTCGGGATCGGTCATGCCTTCCACTATGGCGCAGAGTCGTCACAGGACCCAGGGGCAGCAGGAACGAGAGTCAGAGCCTTCACGCCAGCAGAGTGCTGCGCTCAGGGCTGTTTCGCCACAGGAGCCACCGCTGGACCGCCCGCCGTCACACCGCTGACCAGCGCCTCGCGGATGCCCAGCGCGAGCCCCAGCGCCACCCGGTCCAGGTAATTGGCGTCGCGCAGGTTCAGGCCGTCCACCGGATGACTGGTGTAGCCGATTTCCACCAGGGCCGCCGGCACGCGGCTGTTGCGCAGCACCGACAGCGACTGACTGTTTTTCAGGCCCCGGCTAAACGCCCCTGTCACCGCCACCATCTGCCGCTGCAACAGCCCAGCCAGGGCGCTGCTCTGGGGATGGTTGGGGTTCCACCACGTTTCGATGCCGTAGCCGCGCAGGGCGGTGCTGGCGTCCATGGCATTGACATGAATTGAGACGAAGAGCTGGGTGCCGGGCGTGCCCTGGGCGGCGCGCAGTTGCAGGTCGGTGCTTTTGACAGGGTGCATTTCGCGGTCACTGTCGCGGGTCAGGACGACCTCCACGCCAGCGGCGCTGAGGAGGTCGCGCACGCGCAGGGCGACCGCCAGGGTCACCTCCTTTTCCACGATGGTGCCCACCGCGCCGGGGTCGCGCCCACCGTGCCCGGCGTCAATCACCACGCGCGGGCGCACATAGTTGGCGCTGAGGGCCAGGATGGCCGTCCCGCGTGTGGCCAGCACCGGCGGCACCGACGCCACCACCCGCTCGGCAGCAGGCAGCGGGGTGAGGTTGGCCAGAGCGGGCGAAAGGTCAACCACCAGACGGTAGGCCGCGCTGCCAGTGGCGGGCGGCAACAGTTGGGCCCGCCAGCCGCTGCGCACCCCCAGCGGTGTGGGGGTCAGCAGCGTGACCGTGCCGCCACCGCTGGCCGGGGCAAAGCGCCACTCGCGGACCTCGGGACTGACGCTGCGCGCGCTGCGGGCACCCAGCGTTACGCCGCCCAGTTCGATGGTCAGGCCAGTGCCGCCTGGCAGCAGACGGTAGGTGGTGCCGGGCGGCAGGTCCAGCACCACGCGCGTCTGCCCCGGGTTTTTGCCAATGCGCGGCGTGGTCAGGGCCGACGGCAGGGCTGTGCCCGGCACCCGGCCTTGTAACGGGGTGGGCAGACTGGCGGCCGGGCTCGGCAGGGCTGGCGCGGGCGGCAGCACCTTGGCAGAGGGGATGGTGTCGCCCGGCGGCACTGCGTCGGTGACTGGGGCACTCAAGGCAGACGGGGCCGACGGCGAATTCAGAACGGCCTGGGCGCCCGGCGTCACAGGTGCAGTGGTCAGAACGCGCCCCTGCAGGCCCGGCGCCGCGCCGCCGCTGACCGCAGCGCCCAGTTCCAGAATCAGCACCCTCGCCCCGGTGGCCAGGGTGGCCTCGGAAGCCTGCCACCCGGCGCTGAGCGACAGCGGAAACGGCGTGAACAGGGTGATCTGGCCGGCCCCCGCCCGTATCTCGGTGAC
Proteins encoded:
- the lspA gene encoding signal peptidase II, with amino-acid sequence MPCLYCAPPASATRRPVHQRSRSRRTLSILPGVPTLIDHARRTPLWLPTVIAALLVAADQALKVWALNTLKIDAGPVPFLPGLLEWQLTFNTGAAWSLFSGSAVPLALGRLAVGLGLLVYLGVRPQPRAMSIILSLIAAGAIGNAIDGLRLGKVTDMLYSPLLSSVTQALKAGHFPIFNIADCCVVLGTIALIVLSLVNERRPKVAS
- the rpmB gene encoding 50S ribosomal protein L28, whose product is MAKVCEVCGKGPIVVNSVVRRGKARAKGGVGRKVTGITKRVQKPNLQPLTVTRSGVSLRLRVCSKCRKAVA
- a CDS encoding GlsB/YeaQ/YmgE family stress response membrane protein, coding for MSWIVTILVGALCGWLASIIMKTNAQQGAIANILIGIVGSLLAQAVFGNWLNIGGAGAAGDGFSFWSIVWGVVGSVVLIALLKALRILR
- the thrC gene encoding threonine synthase: MPGLLERYRPYLPVTDQTPLLSLSEGATPLISAPALSRHLGVDLYLKYEGLNPTGSFKDRGMVVAVAKAAEAGADTVICASTGNTSAAAAAYASRAGLQCIVLIPDGNIALGKLAQAVAYGARIVAVRGNFDVALQLVRDISESRPIALVNSVNPHRLQGQKTAAFEVVDELGAAPDILALPVGNAGNISAYWMGFREYRSAGKMDGLPRMWGFQASGAAPLARGVDRVENPETLATAIRIGAPASAHLARAAVQESGGLFDHVSDDDIMAAYHLIAREGVFCEPASAAPVAGLLKLHAQGKLSPGQRVVAVLTGNGLKDPGSAMRAVQAPPAVDASMDAVLASLS
- the thrB gene encoding homoserine kinase; this translates as MTFTVRAPASSANLGPGFDSLGLSVPLFTTLRVTPQATTEVVPLGPDLDGTPADESNYVYQAMLLAARRVGRPLPPARIEIETEVPLARGLGSSAAALVAGIVAGNELLGRPLNDETVLDVAAREEGHPDNVAPALFGGIVVATLDKLGTHYVRLAPPAHLGVTVLVPDFELSTSKARAVLPKEYSRADAVHALSHAALLAAALAQSRLDLLRHAMQDYIHQTWRAPLVPGLSDILEGAWRHGALGAALSGAGPTVLCFHDTREPTAGLHTYLHGVMTKNGLTGRVMDFPIDEGGTVVERDAHTCS
- a CDS encoding c-type cytochrome — encoded protein: MNEARNRIAGSVLSWALGVTLGVILGVALLILTPRTMGKPAEVMPGSTLPASESAQVGQGAEGMQGEGETASGDEAGAENTSGDTQEEGASTEETGGEATEEGAEGAATEENRAEETNTVNETSAQEPTDEEVAAVGAESEGNIEAGQTIYVSNCSGCHAPNGAGAVGPSLLSDEGVKSWTVAQLVTVLREGRTPTRQLSNVMPRFSEAQISDEQVADLHAYIKTLN
- a CDS encoding MGMT family protein; its protein translation is MTDPEPAFRDRVLALVARIPAGRVVTYGQLATLAGQPGAARQAGFVLNSLVGGSELPWQRVINAQGRVSTHKLGFGDLQEGLLRAEGIEFDSSGRCDLARWQWWPEDSAQGQATPPTPLL
- a CDS encoding N-acetylmuramoyl-L-alanine amidase family protein, whose amino-acid sequence is MNRAAILLSSGLLSALMGGALAQTALPSAPAPLTLTGIQDLTFGPPRLSVQGSTTRVVFDLPQGVDYTLAPTFTGLRLDVQGARVQPGVTAGLGASVTEIRAGAGQITLFTPFPLSLSAGWQASEATLATGARVLILELGAAVSGGAAPGLQGRVLTTAPVTPGAQAVLNSPSAPSALSAPVTDAVPPGDTIPSAKVLPPAPALPSPAASLPTPLQGRVPGTALPSALTTPRIGKNPGQTRVVLDLPPGTTYRLLPGGTGLTIELGGVTLGARSARSVSPEVREWRFAPASGGGTVTLLTPTPLGVRSGWRAQLLPPATGSAAYRLVVDLSPALANLTPLPAAERVVASVPPVLATRGTAILALSANYVRPRVVIDAGHGGRDPGAVGTIVEKEVTLAVALRVRDLLSAAGVEVVLTRDSDREMHPVKSTDLQLRAAQGTPGTQLFVSIHVNAMDASTALRGYGIETWWNPNHPQSSALAGLLQRQMVAVTGAFSRGLKNSQSLSVLRNSRVPAALVEIGYTSHPVDGLNLRDANYLDRVALGLALGIREALVSGVTAGGPAVAPVAKQP